The proteins below come from a single Canis aureus isolate CA01 chromosome 14, VMU_Caureus_v.1.0, whole genome shotgun sequence genomic window:
- the DERL1 gene encoding derlin-1 isoform X2 translates to MLLFNWICIVITGLAMDMQLLMIPLIMSVLYVWAQLNRDMIVSFWFGTRFKACYLPWVILGFNYIIGGSVINELIGNLVGHLYFFLMFRYPMDLGGRNFLSTPQFLYRWLPSRRGGVSGFGVPPASMRRAADQNGGGGRHNWGQGFRLGDQ, encoded by the exons ATGCTCCTCTTTAACTGGATTTGCATCGTG ATTACTGGCTTAGCAATGGATATGCAG TTGCTGATGATTCCTCTGATCATGTCAGTACTTTATGTCTGGGCCCAACTGAACAGAGACATGATTGTATCGTTTTGGTTTGGAACGCGGTTTAAG GCCTGTTACTTACCTTGGGTTATCCTTGGATTCAACTATATCATCGGAGGCTC GGTAATCAATGAGCTAATTGGAAATCTTGTTGGACATCTTTACTTCTTCCTAATGTTCAGATACCCGATGGACTTGGGAGGAAGGAATTTTCTCTCCACACCTCAGTTTCT GTACCGCTGGCTGCCCAGCAGGAGAGGAGGGGTGTCAGGATTCGGTGTGCCCCCCGCAAGCATGAGGCGAGCTGCAGACCAGAACGGCGGAGGCGGGAGACACAACTGGGGACAGGGCTTTCGGCTTGGGGACCAGTGA